A stretch of Macadamia integrifolia cultivar HAES 741 chromosome 7, SCU_Mint_v3, whole genome shotgun sequence DNA encodes these proteins:
- the LOC122084631 gene encoding uncharacterized protein LOC122084631 isoform X1: MAVEEGKSRGGGRVSSPAENSTATGERCSGACSSSSTGVLSGDNSKCGTDRMVKIELDAARALADFAQLALLERENPNDDSGGKWGNKGRRSRKRSKNGSPASDWGRSEIQSSKLRSLDLSKQEGLMVGQSKRRRACKAVVMNTVKVEQESKSTGQPPCPTSYVSFGSGRSKQNLTEAEKEARRLRRILANRESARQTIRRRQAFCEELTRKAADLTWDNENMKQEKELIMKEYQSLKDKNEQLKAQMVKTIMAEVKETPEETSSIQGDVSTSSSTELPLLVYNRPPLFPPFIWPPIIHPLNPMQMPVVPENASIQKDLMPFNYEPGSSNERGNLPSISGPRAPFYIIPCPWFLPFPDHGNQLHSQPLDSCGLKEKQDENSIDNQLDEGSSSKAMGDVGNYHQSSPKELKADAVSSTEANTNTTNTHPESSIGFPTELIGPHPQGVVLTPVPLRSVKPTFTVKCEDESLTDSVFQVEAVSSAASYIASPLPEKLQGAVVYPNKKMADASAAAEARKRRKELTKLKNLHGRQFRLHC; encoded by the exons ATGGCTGTTGAGGAAGGAAAGAGCAGAGGAGGAGGTAGGGTTTCGTCTCCGGCGGAAAACTCCACCGCCACCGGAGAAAGATGTTCTGGTGCGTGCTCTTCGTCGTCGACTGGTGTGCTTTCTGGTGATAACTCCAAATGTGGCACGGATCGGATGGTGAAGATCGAGCTCGACGCCGCCAGAGCTCTGGCGGATTTTGCTCAGTTAGCACTGctagagagagaaaaccctaatgaTGACTCCGGCGGGAAATGGGGGAACAAAGGGAGGAGGTCGCGGAAGAGATCTAAGAATGGTTCTCCAGCAAGTGACTGGGGGAGATCAGAAATTCAGAGCTCCAAGCTAAGATCTTTGGATCTTTCCAAG CAGGAGGGATTAATGGTGGGTCAGAGCAAGCGTAGAAGGGCATGTAAAGCTGTAGTAATGAATACAGTAAAGGTTGAACAGGAATCCAAATCAACTGGTCAACCTCCGTGTCCCACAAGTTATGTGTCATTTGGTAGTGGCAGGTCAAAGCAAAATTTGACTGAG GCTGAGAAGGAAGCACGGAGACTACGCAGGATTTTAGCAAATAGAGAATCTGCTAGGCAGACAATTCGCCGTAGACAG GCCTTCTGCGAGGAGTTAACCCGAAAAGCAGCAGATCTAACATGGGATAATGAAAATATGAAACAG GAAAAGGAGTTGATCATGAAAGAATATCAGTCACTGAAGGACAAAAACGAACAATTAAAAGCACAG ATGGTCAAGACAATAATGGCTGAGGTTAAGGAAACTCCTGAAGAAACTTCTTCTATCCAAGGCGATGTATCGACATCTTCATCTACAGAACTGCCATTGCTAGTATACAACAGACCACCATTGTTTCCACCCTTTATTTGGCCTCCCATCATTCATCCTTTAAACCCCATGCAAATGCCAGTTGTTCCTGAAAATGCAAGCATACAAAAAGATCTCATGCCATTTAACTATGAGCCGGGTTCATCAAATGAACGAGGAAACCTCCCTAGTATTAGTGGGCCAAGAGCCCCCTTCTATATAATACCTTGCCCGTGGTTCCTCCCTTTTCCTGACCATGGGAACCAACTCCATTCACAACCCCTGGATTCCTGTGGCTTGAAGGAAAAGCAAGATGAGAACTCCATTGACAACCAACTTGATGAGGGATCTTCTTCAAAGGCAATGGGAGATGTAGGTAATTATCACCAGTCTTCGCCGAAAGAGTTAAAAGCAGATGCTGTTTCGTCTACAGAAGCAAACACCAACACCACAAACACTCATCCTGAGTCATCAATTGGGTTCCCAACAGAACTCATAGGACCTCACCCTCAAGGAGTGGTCCTTACTCCTGTGCCCCTTAGATCAGTCAAACCCACTTTTACTGTGAAGTGTGAGGATGAGTCCCTAACAGATTCTGTATTCCAAGTGGAGGCTGTTTCTTCCGCAGCCAGTTATATTGCTAGTCCTTTGCCTGAAAAGTTGCAGGGAGCTGTTGTGTACCCGAACAAGAAAATGGCAGATGCTTCTGCTGCTGCTGAGGctagaaagaggaggaaggagctAACAAAGTTAAAGAACCTCCATGGTCGCCAATTCCGGCTGCATTGTTGA
- the LOC122084631 gene encoding uncharacterized protein LOC122084631 isoform X2, whose amino-acid sequence MAVEEGKSRGGGRVSSPAENSTATGERCSGACSSSSTGVLSGDNSKCGTDRMVKIELDAARALADFAQLALLERENPNDDSGGKWGNKGRRSRKRSKNGSPASDWGRSEIQSSKLRSLDLSKEGLMVGQSKRRRACKAVVMNTVKVEQESKSTGQPPCPTSYVSFGSGRSKQNLTEAEKEARRLRRILANRESARQTIRRRQAFCEELTRKAADLTWDNENMKQEKELIMKEYQSLKDKNEQLKAQMVKTIMAEVKETPEETSSIQGDVSTSSSTELPLLVYNRPPLFPPFIWPPIIHPLNPMQMPVVPENASIQKDLMPFNYEPGSSNERGNLPSISGPRAPFYIIPCPWFLPFPDHGNQLHSQPLDSCGLKEKQDENSIDNQLDEGSSSKAMGDVGNYHQSSPKELKADAVSSTEANTNTTNTHPESSIGFPTELIGPHPQGVVLTPVPLRSVKPTFTVKCEDESLTDSVFQVEAVSSAASYIASPLPEKLQGAVVYPNKKMADASAAAEARKRRKELTKLKNLHGRQFRLHC is encoded by the exons ATGGCTGTTGAGGAAGGAAAGAGCAGAGGAGGAGGTAGGGTTTCGTCTCCGGCGGAAAACTCCACCGCCACCGGAGAAAGATGTTCTGGTGCGTGCTCTTCGTCGTCGACTGGTGTGCTTTCTGGTGATAACTCCAAATGTGGCACGGATCGGATGGTGAAGATCGAGCTCGACGCCGCCAGAGCTCTGGCGGATTTTGCTCAGTTAGCACTGctagagagagaaaaccctaatgaTGACTCCGGCGGGAAATGGGGGAACAAAGGGAGGAGGTCGCGGAAGAGATCTAAGAATGGTTCTCCAGCAAGTGACTGGGGGAGATCAGAAATTCAGAGCTCCAAGCTAAGATCTTTGGATCTTTCCAAG GAGGGATTAATGGTGGGTCAGAGCAAGCGTAGAAGGGCATGTAAAGCTGTAGTAATGAATACAGTAAAGGTTGAACAGGAATCCAAATCAACTGGTCAACCTCCGTGTCCCACAAGTTATGTGTCATTTGGTAGTGGCAGGTCAAAGCAAAATTTGACTGAG GCTGAGAAGGAAGCACGGAGACTACGCAGGATTTTAGCAAATAGAGAATCTGCTAGGCAGACAATTCGCCGTAGACAG GCCTTCTGCGAGGAGTTAACCCGAAAAGCAGCAGATCTAACATGGGATAATGAAAATATGAAACAG GAAAAGGAGTTGATCATGAAAGAATATCAGTCACTGAAGGACAAAAACGAACAATTAAAAGCACAG ATGGTCAAGACAATAATGGCTGAGGTTAAGGAAACTCCTGAAGAAACTTCTTCTATCCAAGGCGATGTATCGACATCTTCATCTACAGAACTGCCATTGCTAGTATACAACAGACCACCATTGTTTCCACCCTTTATTTGGCCTCCCATCATTCATCCTTTAAACCCCATGCAAATGCCAGTTGTTCCTGAAAATGCAAGCATACAAAAAGATCTCATGCCATTTAACTATGAGCCGGGTTCATCAAATGAACGAGGAAACCTCCCTAGTATTAGTGGGCCAAGAGCCCCCTTCTATATAATACCTTGCCCGTGGTTCCTCCCTTTTCCTGACCATGGGAACCAACTCCATTCACAACCCCTGGATTCCTGTGGCTTGAAGGAAAAGCAAGATGAGAACTCCATTGACAACCAACTTGATGAGGGATCTTCTTCAAAGGCAATGGGAGATGTAGGTAATTATCACCAGTCTTCGCCGAAAGAGTTAAAAGCAGATGCTGTTTCGTCTACAGAAGCAAACACCAACACCACAAACACTCATCCTGAGTCATCAATTGGGTTCCCAACAGAACTCATAGGACCTCACCCTCAAGGAGTGGTCCTTACTCCTGTGCCCCTTAGATCAGTCAAACCCACTTTTACTGTGAAGTGTGAGGATGAGTCCCTAACAGATTCTGTATTCCAAGTGGAGGCTGTTTCTTCCGCAGCCAGTTATATTGCTAGTCCTTTGCCTGAAAAGTTGCAGGGAGCTGTTGTGTACCCGAACAAGAAAATGGCAGATGCTTCTGCTGCTGCTGAGGctagaaagaggaggaaggagctAACAAAGTTAAAGAACCTCCATGGTCGCCAATTCCGGCTGCATTGTTGA
- the LOC122083794 gene encoding cytochrome P450 94C1-like — translation MESEAFVWLQTWFCVFFFSFAFCFSVFSLLLFFLRVKLWCDCDVCHNFLTSSWSIQFDNLCDWYTHLLKESPSQTIHIHVLGNTITANPDNVEYMLKTNFDNYPKGKPFSTILSDLLGRGIFNVDGDSWRFQRKMASLELGSLSIRSYASEIISTEIQHRLLPLLSSAVQKGRVLDLQDMFRRFAFDSICKFSFGIDPGCLELSLPISEFAVAFDLASKLSAQRALSPSPLIWKIKRFLNLGTEKKLKETIRLVNLLANEVIRQRRKMEFANHQDLLSRFMGSVNDDTYLRDIVISFLLAGRDTVASALTSLFWLLTKHPEVEEAIRNESDRIMGSDQEEQASFEQMREMPYLHAAVYETMRLYPPVQFDSKFAQEDDVLPDGTVVRKGTRVTYHPYAMGRMEKVWGLDCLEFKPERWLKNGVFTPESPFKYPVFQGGLRVCLGKEMALMEVKSVALALVRRFQLKVAEPSLSPRFSPGLTATVSGGLPVVIRERKSSG, via the coding sequence ctttttgaGAGTTAAGCTATGGTGCGACTGCGACGTTTGCCATAATTTTCTAACGTCGAGCTGGTCGATCCAATTCGACAATCTCTGCGATTGGTATACACACCTTCTTAAAGAATCGCCGAGTCAAACAATCCACATCCATGTCCTCGGCAACACCATCACCGCAAACCCAGACAACGTGGAGTACATGTTGAAGACGAATTTCGATAATTACCCAAAAGGAAAGCCCTTTTCCACTATCCTCAGTGATCTATTGGGTCGAGGAATCTTCAATGTCGACGGCGATTCATGGAGGTTCCAGAGGAAAATGGCGAGTCTTGAACTCGGAAGCCTCTCTATACGATCTTACGCTTCGGAGATTATCTCTACAGAGATCCAACATCGTCTTCTACCTCTTCTCTCATCGGCCGTACAAAAGGGTAGAGTTTTGGATCTCCAGGACATGTTCCGCCGATTCGCCTTCGATAGCATTTGCAAATTCTCATTCGGGATTGATCCTGGATGCTTGGAATTGTCTTTGCCTATATCAGAATTCGCCGTAGCCTTTGATTTAGCATCGAAATTGTCGGCACAGAGAGCATTGTCGCCGTCGCCGTTGATCTGGAAGATCAAGCGGTTTTTGAATTTGGGTACagagaagaaattgaaggagACCATCAGATTGGTGAATCtattggccaatgaggtgatcAGACAGAGAAGGAAGATGGAGTTTGCGAACCATCAGGACCTATTATCCCGATTCATGGGATCGGTCAACGATGATACTTACCTGAGAGATATCGTCATAAGCTTCCTTTTAGCTGGTCGCGACACGGTGGCATCGGCGTTGACCAGCCTTTTCTGGTTATTAACGAAGCACCCGGAGGTGGAGGAAGCGATACGGAACGAGTCGGACCGGATTATGGGGTCGGACCAGGAGGAACAAGCCAGTTTCGAACAGATGAGGGAGATGCCTTACCTGCACGCGGCGGTTTATGAGACCATGAGGCTTTATCCGCCGGTGCAGTTCGATTCCAAGTTTGCCCAGGAGGATGACGTGTTACCGGATGGGACGGTGGTGAGGAAGGGGACAAGGGTGACGTATCACCCTTACGCTATGGGGAGGATGGAGAAGGTATGGGGATTAGACTGTTTGGAATTTAAGCCGGAGAGATGGCTCAAGAACGGAGTGTTTACACCTGAAAGCCCCTTCAAGTACCCGGTTTTTCAGGGTGGGCTTAGGGTGTGTTTGGGTAAAGAGATGGCGTTGATGGAGGTGAAGAGCGTGGCCCTGGCCCTGGTTCGACGGTTCCAACTGAAAGTGGCGGAGCCCAGTTTGTCACCGAGGTTCTCTCCGGGGCTCACCGCTACGGTGAGTGGTGGGCTCCCCGTTGTGATTAGAGAGAGGAAGAGCAGTGGCTAA